Proteins encoded together in one Dechloromonas sp. HYN0024 window:
- a CDS encoding patatin-like phospholipase family protein, translating to MIDSSRPATNMPDQMPPLHMVSRRRLLGASLLLLGGCASLMPGKPTVPARPKIGLALGGGAARGFAHIGVIKMLESHGIVPDYVVGTSAGAVVGSLYAAGYDAFVMQKIAQQLDEKIFADWTLGGRGLLKGEALQEFINQHLKNRPLEKLNKPFATVATDLNTGERVVFRTGDSGMAVRASAAVPGVFQPTQFRGKSYVDGGLTSPIPVQAAREMGADMVIAVDISARAEGQPVDSLTAIIWQTTTIMGSVIGASELRSADIVIRPTLPYVKSWDFAARNDAMLEGERAAQAALPAIKQKLGR from the coding sequence ATGATTGATTCAAGCCGCCCCGCCACCAACATGCCCGATCAGATGCCACCTCTCCACATGGTCAGCCGGCGCCGCCTGCTCGGGGCCAGCCTGCTGCTACTGGGTGGCTGTGCCAGCCTGATGCCTGGCAAGCCGACCGTACCGGCCCGGCCCAAGATCGGCCTGGCGCTCGGCGGCGGCGCAGCACGCGGCTTCGCCCATATTGGCGTGATCAAGATGCTCGAGTCACACGGCATTGTCCCCGACTACGTGGTTGGCACCAGCGCCGGCGCAGTCGTCGGTTCGCTTTACGCCGCCGGCTACGACGCCTTCGTCATGCAGAAAATTGCCCAGCAGCTTGACGAGAAAATATTTGCCGACTGGACGCTCGGCGGGCGTGGCCTGCTCAAGGGTGAGGCCCTGCAGGAATTCATCAATCAGCATCTGAAAAACCGCCCGCTGGAAAAGCTCAACAAACCGTTTGCCACTGTTGCCACCGATCTCAATACGGGGGAACGCGTCGTCTTCCGGACCGGCGACTCGGGCATGGCTGTCCGTGCCTCAGCCGCCGTGCCGGGCGTATTTCAGCCCACCCAGTTTCGCGGCAAGAGCTATGTCGATGGCGGGCTGACCAGCCCGATCCCGGTTCAGGCTGCGCGTGAAATGGGCGCCGACATGGTTATCGCCGTGGACATCTCGGCCCGGGCCGAAGGCCAGCCGGTGGACAGCCTGACAGCCATCATCTGGCAAACGACAACGATCATGGGCAGCGTGATCGGAGCCAGCGAACTGCGCAGCGCCGACATCGTGATCCGGCCGACGCTGCCCTACGTCAAATCCTGGGATTTCGCCGCCCGCAACGACGCCATGCTCGAAGGCGAGCGCGCCGCCCAGGCCGCCCTGCCTGCGATCAAACAGAAACTCGGGCGTTGA